A part of Paenibacillus sp. sptzw28 genomic DNA contains:
- a CDS encoding L-threonine 3-dehydrogenase, with protein MKKIIVTGALGQIGSELIMKMRDIYGYDRVIATDIRRTECDVVQTGPFEIVDVTDSKALFDVTKKHQADSIIHLAALLSATAESNPLHAWHLNMDGLINALEVAKELGCQFFTPSSIGAFGPTTPKDNTAQDTIQRPTTMYGVNKVAGELLCDYYYYKYGVDTRGLRFPGLISYVAPPGGGTTDYAVEIYYEAIKHARYTSYIAPKTYMDMMYMADALNAIITLMEADAAKLKHRNSFNVSAMSFEPEEIASEIRKHIPMFKLSYDVDPVRQRIAESWPNSIDATAARQEWGFKAEYDLRKMTEEMLLMVSAKFNLIA; from the coding sequence TTGAAGAAAATTATTGTCACCGGAGCACTCGGGCAAATCGGATCGGAATTGATTATGAAAATGAGGGATATTTACGGATACGATCGTGTAATTGCTACAGATATTCGAAGAACCGAATGTGATGTTGTTCAAACAGGGCCGTTTGAGATAGTGGATGTTACAGATTCAAAAGCTCTGTTCGATGTGACCAAAAAGCATCAGGCGGATTCCATTATTCATCTTGCGGCATTGCTGTCAGCTACGGCCGAGTCAAACCCGCTTCATGCGTGGCATTTAAACATGGACGGCCTTATCAATGCATTGGAAGTGGCGAAAGAGCTCGGCTGCCAGTTCTTTACCCCGAGTTCAATCGGTGCATTTGGGCCAACGACGCCAAAAGACAATACGGCGCAGGATACGATACAACGCCCGACAACGATGTACGGCGTAAATAAAGTCGCCGGTGAATTACTTTGTGATTATTACTATTACAAATATGGAGTTGATACGCGGGGGCTTCGTTTTCCCGGACTTATTTCTTATGTTGCTCCTCCTGGCGGGGGAACGACGGACTATGCCGTTGAGATTTATTACGAAGCGATTAAGCATGCGCGTTATACTTCCTATATTGCGCCAAAAACATATATGGATATGATGTATATGGCTGATGCATTAAATGCCATCATTACTTTAATGGAAGCCGATGCTGCAAAACTGAAACACCGAAATTCGTTCAATGTAAGCGCTATGAGTTTCGAACCGGAGGAAATTGCTTCGGAGATTCGAAAGCATATACCGATGTTTAAACTGAGCTATGATGTCGACCCGGTCAGGCAAAGGATTGCAGAGAGCTGGCCAAATTCGATCGATGCAACCGCAGCCAGACAAGAGTGGGGCTTTAAGGCAGAATACGACTTGAGGAAAATGACGGAAGAGATGCTTTTGATGGTAAGTGCGAAGTTCAATTTGATTGCTTAG
- a CDS encoding BtrH N-terminal domain-containing protein gives MSIMIEGFVPFQGEHCESTAMGNLLQFAGVRLSEPMLFGLGQGLGFIYWDSKGMDFPFIGGRVKPDELAVCIASRLNLTIRTQETSSVEKAWQNVRSFLGRGVPVGLKLDSYYLDYFTNKVHFAAHYAVIYGMDDEYAYMADTRQQGGLVSTRLTHLAMARNARGPMSSRNRSFTIEPIVTLPPLVPAIRSSLTKNAHDYLNPPIRNIGNKGIIKMSSEILKWPSRSKNFEQDLCLTALLMERAGTGGALFRNLYRDFLKECVDLFGDSKVVQAYWLFMEIAPLWVSVSSLIDHVGRTGNHQVLNQVSELLLEIADKERAAMELLLTV, from the coding sequence ATGTCAATAATGATTGAAGGTTTCGTTCCTTTTCAAGGAGAACATTGCGAGTCGACAGCAATGGGCAACTTGCTTCAATTTGCTGGAGTCCGGCTATCGGAGCCGATGTTATTCGGACTCGGGCAAGGATTGGGATTCATTTATTGGGATTCTAAGGGGATGGACTTTCCTTTTATAGGGGGGAGGGTGAAGCCGGATGAGTTGGCTGTTTGCATAGCATCCCGGCTCAACTTAACCATCAGGACGCAAGAAACCTCGTCCGTTGAAAAAGCATGGCAGAACGTGCGGAGCTTCCTAGGACGCGGAGTTCCGGTTGGGCTTAAGTTAGACTCCTATTATTTGGATTACTTCACGAACAAAGTGCATTTTGCCGCCCACTATGCGGTGATATATGGCATGGATGACGAATACGCCTACATGGCGGATACAAGACAACAGGGTGGACTAGTGTCGACGCGTTTGACCCATTTGGCCATGGCTAGAAACGCAAGGGGGCCTATGAGCTCCAGGAATCGCTCCTTTACGATCGAGCCGATCGTCACCCTTCCACCTCTTGTGCCCGCAATACGATCATCCTTAACCAAGAATGCACATGACTACTTGAATCCGCCAATTCGAAATATAGGGAACAAAGGCATTATAAAAATGAGCAGTGAAATCCTGAAGTGGCCTTCTCGCAGTAAGAACTTTGAGCAAGATCTATGCTTGACTGCGTTATTAATGGAAAGGGCGGGAACCGGTGGCGCTTTGTTTCGAAATCTATATCGGGATTTTCTAAAAGAATGCGTGGATCTGTTTGGAGACTCGAAAGTAGTACAGGCATACTGGTTGTTTATGGAAATCGCTCCATTGTGGGTAAGCGTATCTTCTTTGATCGACCATGTAGGTAGAACGGGGAACCATCAGGTACTGAACCAGGTTTCCGAGCTTTTGCTCGAGATTGCGGATAAGGAACGTGCAGCCATGGAGTTATTATTGACAGTTTGA
- a CDS encoding DUF6157 family protein: MDLNYYDTFIMVAADCPAENGIVPPDKKSGRTKPGIEFELIANHPYKYTSEDLLYEVHIRHKNIPEEELAAKGTQIRDEFFQKPMPCLRASMLPKKYGWGIHFNAEGKMALVPVGSPDYRRFVEQGKEDVKLLAAMRNSKK; encoded by the coding sequence ATGGACTTGAATTATTACGATACGTTTATTATGGTGGCGGCCGATTGTCCCGCAGAGAACGGCATCGTGCCTCCGGATAAGAAGAGCGGAAGAACGAAGCCCGGAATCGAGTTTGAGCTGATCGCCAATCATCCCTACAAATACACCTCAGAGGACCTTCTGTATGAAGTGCATATCCGTCACAAAAACATTCCCGAAGAGGAGCTGGCGGCGAAGGGGACCCAAATCAGGGACGAATTTTTCCAGAAACCGATGCCTTGCCTAAGAGCATCCATGCTTCCTAAGAAATACGGATGGGGGATTCATTTCAATGCTGAAGGGAAAATGGCGCTCGTTCCCGTTGGTTCCCCGGATTATCGGCGCTTCGTCGAACAGGGCAAGGAGGACGTGAAGCTGCTCGCGGCAATGAGAAACAGCAAGAAGTAG
- a CDS encoding ankyrin repeat domain-containing protein, which yields MATKKQSVVISIRLDELSLKAVDLLVEAGLESNRSRAVSHFVNLGIQSSEKLLREAELLADNVQRLRNEMIEAVKVNNIEKVTELLGKDAALVNASNNKGETAVLMAAYYRANDIREMLINNGAQLNIFEASAVGHTERVKELLEQSPDLITGYSSDGFTPLGLAAHFGNEETAVFLLDQGADVNGRSKDGNLNNMAIHAAIAGNYEHIVRVLIQYGADVNAKCEGKWRQGFNTLHVAGYFGRESMIKVLLQHHADKTAITYNGETPYDLAISKGHQESAALLL from the coding sequence ATGGCAACTAAAAAGCAAAGCGTCGTTATCTCAATCAGGCTGGACGAGCTTTCATTGAAGGCTGTAGACCTGCTTGTTGAGGCAGGACTTGAATCGAACCGCTCAAGAGCAGTATCGCATTTTGTGAACCTTGGCATTCAATCATCGGAAAAATTACTGAGAGAAGCTGAGCTTCTGGCTGATAACGTGCAGCGGCTCAGGAATGAAATGATAGAAGCTGTAAAGGTAAACAACATTGAGAAGGTCACAGAGCTCCTGGGTAAAGACGCGGCTCTCGTGAACGCGAGCAACAATAAAGGCGAAACGGCAGTGCTTATGGCTGCCTATTACCGTGCAAACGATATCAGGGAAATGCTTATCAACAATGGGGCGCAGCTGAACATCTTTGAGGCGTCGGCAGTCGGCCATACAGAACGTGTAAAGGAGCTGCTGGAACAGTCGCCCGATCTGATAACAGGTTACAGTTCAGACGGCTTTACTCCGCTCGGGTTAGCTGCACATTTCGGGAACGAAGAGACGGCGGTCTTCCTTCTGGATCAAGGCGCGGACGTAAATGGGAGAAGCAAAGACGGTAACTTGAACAATATGGCGATACATGCGGCTATTGCCGGTAACTATGAGCATATCGTCAGGGTGCTTATTCAATATGGAGCGGATGTAAACGCCAAGTGTGAGGGGAAATGGCGGCAGGGCTTCAATACCCTGCATGTTGCCGGATACTTTGGCCGGGAGTCCATGATTAAGGTTCTGCTGCAGCATCATGCCGATAAAACGGCTATTACTTATAACGGCGAGACCCCATACGATCTGGCCATCTCCAAAGGACATCAAGAGTCAGCTGCTCTCTTGCTATAA
- a CDS encoding cupin domain-containing protein gives MISKHIDIKPFEIVEGVHFHELLTKEMGPKTIIAGLATFKPGLGLACHIHNVEESVTILKGSAYCDVEGERTLLQPYDTSFIPAGIAHRLENASTSDELVIIWVYSQIDETFKPVDIERIYVDADRCMLPKKAVNKSAAGHELKEYVKTV, from the coding sequence ATGATCAGCAAACACATAGATATCAAGCCTTTTGAGATTGTTGAGGGTGTCCATTTTCATGAACTGTTAACGAAGGAAATGGGTCCTAAAACAATTATTGCAGGATTAGCCACTTTCAAGCCGGGCTTGGGATTAGCCTGCCATATTCATAATGTAGAAGAATCCGTAACCATATTAAAAGGAAGCGCCTATTGCGATGTCGAAGGGGAGCGGACCCTTTTACAACCTTACGATACTTCTTTTATTCCGGCAGGTATTGCACACCGGCTCGAAAATGCAAGTACTTCGGATGAGTTGGTTATTATATGGGTTTATTCTCAAATTGATGAAACATTCAAGCCGGTAGATATTGAACGAATCTATGTAGATGCCGACCGCTGCATGCTTCCAAAAAAAGCAGTAAACAAGAGCGCAGCCGGCCATGAACTCAAAGAGTATGTTAAAACCGTATAG
- a CDS encoding DoxX family protein, which yields MNWLRENKYAAILLTIVRLYVGWQWLTAGWGKITAAKPFDASGFVKGAIAKPIMESGSNELVYSNYVSFLKNFALPNIKIFNLIVPWGEFLVGLGLIIGCLTTAAALFGIMMNFSYLFAGSISINPWMALLGFIILAAGVNAGKLGVDYVLAPKLRSLFSQRLQKTRGRMKESAR from the coding sequence ATGAATTGGTTGAGGGAGAATAAGTACGCCGCGATACTGCTCACGATTGTTCGGCTTTATGTAGGCTGGCAGTGGCTCACCGCCGGCTGGGGCAAGATTACTGCAGCGAAACCATTCGACGCAAGCGGCTTTGTGAAAGGTGCGATTGCGAAGCCGATTATGGAGAGTGGGTCAAATGAGCTGGTTTATTCAAACTATGTATCGTTTTTGAAAAATTTTGCACTGCCGAATATCAAAATTTTCAACTTGATTGTGCCGTGGGGCGAATTTCTGGTTGGGCTGGGATTGATTATTGGCTGTTTGACGACAGCAGCGGCTTTGTTCGGTATCATGATGAATTTCAGTTACCTGTTTGCCGGCTCGATCAGCATAAACCCGTGGATGGCGCTTCTAGGCTTTATTATCCTCGCGGCAGGCGTAAACGCAGGCAAGCTCGGTGTCGATTACGTATTGGCTCCCAAATTGCGAAGCTTGTTCAGTCAGCGCTTGCAGAAGACGAGAGGAAGGATGAAAGAGTCCGCACGATGA
- a CDS encoding GrpB family protein, with translation MPPPSHILPIDGLYERKEILFRDYLRADPGLVKQYGELKRLLAEQYHSDPDGYTRAKTDFIQQVDDLVRTQKGLPLRKVWE, from the coding sequence ATGCCGCCGCCTTCGCATATCCTCCCCATCGATGGACTTTATGAACGAAAGGAAATTCTATTTCGCGATTACCTGCGGGCCGATCCCGGCTTAGTTAAACAATACGGTGAGCTTAAACGCTTGCTGGCCGAACAGTATCATTCGGACCCCGATGGCTACACCCGCGCAAAAACTGACTTTATTCAACAGGTCGACGACCTTGTCCGAACACAGAAAGGACTGCCTCTCCGGAAAGTGTGGGAATAA